TTTTGTCTTTCTGTTTGACGATGGAGATGCACCTGCTTGCTAAAAATTCTGGGAGACAAGGAAAGTGAAAGTAACTGCATGGACACACATGCACGTATACGTAGCTGAACATTTCCATAAGACTACGTGCACAGTATTGTTGGATGCATTACCCGCAGTAGTACATGCATATCATATCGATCAACATATCTTGCCTCTTTTTTCATCACTACCATGAAGAGCTACAAAAGCCACAGTACTATCTGGCAAGCAAAAAATAAAGCTCctgcatggcatggcatggacatGTGCACGATGCAGTGGTATGTGTAGAAAGCATGCATGATTCACACCCTTTAATTCGTTTCTTCCCTAACTGTCTGGCTACTAGTACAGCTCAATCTTACCactacagaaagaagaagaagagccctTTTGATTGCCCTAAACATGAGACACATTTCCACTAGAAAACGCTTGCTTTTCATTGGAGATCGACCTAGGTACTCCTACCTATCTTTAGCTCCTCCTTTCCCCTGCCACCCGACACCCACCTTTCAACAGCCAAAGATGGTATTGGGGCCATCCTAATGATAAATTAACTAGTAAAGTAATTCTAATTCTTGCCGAAGGCGATGGATCGATCAGGCTACAGTTGACGCCGACAGCTCTTCAGCTCCGGCGTTGGTGCGGCCGCCCTAGGGTGAAGTCAAGGTTCGGCGCGCTTGCGCTGGACGTCGTCTCTGACAGGCAGGAGTTGATGTCTGATAGGATCTCTAGGCTCTTTGACTGCATATGATCCTGCATCCACGTTAACAATTAGTCTCCCATCTGTTTGAACTTTGACGCGTCCACACTATTTGTTGCTATTTATGCTAACGGAAACAGGCTAATTAGCTGATTTACCTTGAAAGATTGCATGCTTTCGTTGTTGGAATCACAAGGAAAGCCTGACCAATGCTCCTCCCTGCACATATATCCCGCACCAACAAGTGCAACTCAAGTTAGTACTACTTTTCTATCCATTTCCCAGAAATATGACAAGAAAATGTGGGGGCAAGTCAATACAAGTTGTTCTGCCAACAAACAACGCCTTTGTAATTACTAACAGCAGGCATGGGTGCACAATGAGGTCATAGTTGAAGCATTTATTTGTCTAGGTCTAGGAGCTCCATGACAAAACCATTGCTTGTCTCCATGAGAGTAGCTACGGTACTTTATGATGATATTAACAAAAGGGGTTGCCCCCCTGTTCCATTAAATATGAAACCATCAGAGTTACCGCATTCAGGCCAGCTTAAGTAGCATGCCAGGCCGAGTAAAACGGACAGACCAAGCGGCTGTTCCAAAACATTAGGGCGCAATGTACAAATTGGTACTCCCAATTCGTCCTGGATACGTATCACATTTACCTGGAACTGATTCTAATGCAGGGTTTACAAAAACAGCCGGGATGAGCATGCGGGTAAAAGAGGCATTTTTTTACTGGCCAAACTAAAGTATAGCAAAGCCCTCCTAAGTCAAAGAGAGCACATGACAGTGTGAGGTGACATCAATTGAAAGGCTAGCTCGCTTAATCCACGATTTTTTCTTAAACCAATTGTctttactagtaggagtagtagtttTTACATATGGAGCAGGCACATAATGTGAGAACTAGTTCTCCTGCTGATAGTTTTATCAGAACTACTACTACTAGGGATTACTACTACATAAAAATTATCAACACAGGCTCAGACAATTAATTAAGCTATATATAATGTGATTGTGCGATGCCTACCTTGAGGAGCTATTCCACAGGGCACCACCATGAGTGGCACCGGCGCCGATGCTCCTGTCATCATCATTTGCAGCTAACCTTCCATTCCGTGTGGCCGCTGCCAGTGCCTCCGGCCTACCGCCGCCTCGCAGATCAAGCAAGTTGTCGTCGCAAATCTCGCCAGCCGACCCGTTCTCGAAGCCGTCAGCCTGATCTGCTTAACATGGAACACACATCAAGAACGGAATAAAATGGAAGGCTGGAGCAGGTTTAAGTTGGCATCTATATATTCCAAAGGGAGCAAATGAAACCATTACTAGTATCAATCACACATTATGGACATGCATGTACTATTCACCTGACGAAGCTGCCGGCCTTTCGGTATTCTTCACAGTCCTGTACATCTGCAGCAACGAAGTAAAAGAAAAGACACTCATGTAATTTAGCATCTGACTTTATCATTATCTCGAAAAGTCTAACTTAACATTTACTAGCTGACCAGAGAGATCAAATCATGAAGAATCTTACTACTAGTTGGCAAATCATAAGATTTGCAGCTGTGCAAGAGATCGATATATCATGGCTGCTGTGCTGCCTGCTGGCCTAGTCTAGCTAGCCGCAAGATTTGACATGACTGCTTAAGAGGGCTGGTAAAACCAATCGAGGAGGATAAGAAAGGAACCCACCTTCACATTCGCACTGTACAGTTGATCATGTGTGTGATGTGCGTGCCTGCCAGCTAGAGCTAGTAGGTTAGGCCGGTTAGCTAGCTAGTATGTCATGCCATATGCTATGGATGTGAAACCCCACGCCCACAGCATGGAGGACTTGACCTAGCTGTGCAAAGGAGGAGAAGTTTCCATGATATTACAAGAGATGCAGAACAAGACAGGGGTGCCACTGTTGCTGCTTAACCacatctgcctctctctctctctctctctctctctttcgctctCTCTCTGCCTTTATTTCTTCCTTTCACTTTGATCGGTTGCATGCATGTGGGCTGGTACAGCATTGAGCAGTGTATGGTAGTAACTAGCACTGCTACGGCAAAGCAGACACAGGAGAGGAGAGAGACCCAGGAGAGATGCACAGATCCATGTCCATGCATCTGTTTCCATCTCTCATCTTAGTCTCACTTAAGGGGATTAGCAGTTCAATCAAACTTAGTGAACGAGTAACTAGTTAAAGGGGCATTAATAAGTGTTTAATGCGTGAGTGGTAAGGTTTATGAACATGGGTTACCTGCAAGTGAGATTTCACATGAGCTAGGGTGAGATCCTTCACATCCATGAGTTCAAGAACTGACTTCGGCGTCGCCCCTGAAATTTTACATCGCCACAACAAGATTAGGCAAAAGCAACCTTTTTTCTTCCACAAGAAGTCGTTTGGCCAATATAATGGCGATCGAGAGGGATAGGCAAGGTAGCCAGTACGTACTCTCGTGGCCGCCGAGAAGCTCCACGGCGTGGACAAAGCGGGAGTGGAGCGAGGACGTCCACCGCATGCGAGGCGCGCGTGCGGCGCGCTTCGGCGCCGGGAAGCCGACGAGGCGCGCGCCACACCCACCGACGCCGCGGCGCCAGGCGCCGGCGACGTGGCACGGGTCGCAGTAACACGGTGCGGTGGCCGGGGCTGAGGGGCCGCCGTGCGGAGGCGGGGGCGGGAACGGCGTCGGGTAGAGCGGCACGCCCCGTATGGGCCGCAGCATGGCGCCGTCGGGGACGGGGTGGTGATGGTAGTACAGACCGCCGTGCCCCGGCGCGCCGGCGTGGTGGGGTGGCAGAGGCATAGGTGACATGGGAAACGGAAGCTGCAACGACGCCGCCATGGCCGGGTCCCCGCCTATGTTGCCGCTACTCGGGGGGCCGAAGAACCTCCCGCCCATGGCGCGATGGTGATCGTGGCCGTGTGCACTCGCGGGGAGACCGATCTGGAGGGATAGATCCGGCTGGGAAGGGAAGAGCTCCATTGCgcactctctctctccttcccccaagCAGATTGGTTGTGTGTTGTGTGTGTCTTCTCTTCTGGGGAgctctctctccttttctctctaGTTCCCTTGTTTTTGCAAGGTGTGAGGGTTGAGGTAGAAGGATGGACAGTCCACTTTGAAGGAGTGGAAGAGAGAGAAAAAGACAGGCCCGGGGTAGAAATGTAAATAGTGGTTTTGGGGAATATGTGAGGAATAGTGCTTTGtctgtttgagagagagagaggcggggcAGCTGAAGCCTGCAGTAGTTATGGAGGGCAAAGTGAAGTTTCCCAGAAAGGGTGGGGGTTTGTGTGATGAGTTAATGATGATGCATGGCATGGGATTCTCACGGTTTGGGCAATTGACAAGAGATAGTATATATGAGAACGAGGAAAGGTTCCAAGCGCCGGCGACGTGGCACGGGTCGCACTAACACGGCGCGGTGGCCGCCGTGCGGAGGCGGAGGTACAGCTGCGCGCGCCCCGTATGGGCCGCATCATGCCGTGCCGCCGTCGTGGACGGGGTGGTGATGTAGTACAGACCGCCGTGCCCCGGCGCGCCGGCGTGGTGGGGCGGCATGTGAACGGCAGATGCTCTTTATTTTGTTTAGGGCCAGATCCTACTTCTCCaaacaaaataaaaaacaaatCAAAGACCTACCACCGTATGAAAGCTTTGAATTCAAAAGAAGACAATATGTGCCTACGTACAGTGTTTCTCGCACAAGAAATCTTTTAGCACGAAACTATCACCGACGAGCACATGACTTTGGTTCATATCACATAACATCATTGTGAACTCTTACCTGGTTTCTCGCACGGTTTAGGTAGTTTATTTGGCTAACTTGTTAAGGCATCTTCAAAGCGGATCCTTGAACCGTCCGCAACCGTCCGGATGGCGTGTTTCGAACGTGTTTAGCCATCCAACACGGGTCTGTATTGGTCCGTCTATCGGTCCGGACGCATTTTTTCTTGCAAAGTCAAAACAAACTTTGGGGGTTTTGTGGGAGTCCGAACAGCAGCCACATAGGACTGCGACATCCCCGGCTCACACAAAACCCCTTCCAGACCCCACCCGTCCATCCACCCATCTTTCTCTGCATTCGGTTTCTCTCTTGCATCCGCTACCGTTCCACCACCCTGACCGCACCGCCATACCCTTGCTGGAACTCGTCGACTCCGTCTCCTCCAATGCTACACCCGGTCCTCGCCGCAATGTCTAAAGTAAGAGGGTGACCAGGTTTGCTCCAATctcttgattgcatgcattggagatgGAAAACTGCCGAAAAGTTCTACAAGGGCAATAtcagggtcatgttaagaagcccaccatcattTTTGAAGCAGCCGCATCACAGGGTCTTTGGATTTAGCACGCTTTCTTTGGCAATCCAGGGtctgactatggcatcaatgtgcttCAGCGATCACCATTGTTTGGCAGGTTTGCTGAAGGGAAAGGTCATCCTTGCCATTATACTATCAATGGCCATGAATACAACATGGGCTACTATCTGGTTGTCGGTATCCATCCTCCATGGGCTACCTTTTTAAGACCACCTCCGACCCAGTAGGTCAAAAAAGAAATCTCACTTTGCCTAAAAATAAGAAGCAATTAGAAAGGATGTTGAGGGGCCATTTGGAGTTCTACTGGCACGTTTTGCAGTTGTTCATGGACCTGCTAAATAATGGGATCCAGAGACCTTGTAGAAGGTGATAACATGTTTTGTGATCACGCACAACATGATAGTCGAGGATGGGGGTGAGGATGCCGTCATAGGTCttgaatttgagaacatgggtgatAATATCGAACTTCCAGACCCGAATCCGCCACATTTGATGAGTTTCTTAAAATGTGTCAACAAATTTGGCATTGGGCAACTCATAAGCAACTGAAGTAAGATTTCATTGAGTATCTGTGGGCCGTACAAGGGGACAACATTGTTGGAGTGTAATATTTAAATTAGAACTACTGCTGCATTTGAACATTTTTTAGCTAAACTGGAACTAGATATGCGGCTATTTTGAGCATGCAGATGTATGAGAACTTTAAGAAATAATTGGGGCGGATGTATGCGGCTAGCTTTGGATGTCCGACTCTGGCATCCGTGTTCGTGGACGGATGTGGTGTCTGTTTTGcaggtcggcgttggagatgcccttagggcaTCTGTAGCCATCCTCCAAAACTCAAATATGGGGGCAAACTTTTTAGTTCGGGGAAGTAATGTAACACCctctatgcggctatatctcccacgtgtcgaagcacgacttagaggcataaccgcattgaaagcaatgtcgcaagtgaggtaatcttcacacaacccatgtaatacataagggaaagagatacatagttggcttacaatagccacttcacacaattacatgaataaagcattacatcacacaaatacaatcaaggtccgactacggaaccaaaataaaagaagaaccccaaatgcgacaaggtccccgatcgaccccaactgggctccactactgatcaactagaacgaaacaacacaaaggacaagatcttcatcgagctcctcctgagattggttgcgtcatctgcacggtctcatcggcacctgcaagctggttttggaagtatctatgagccacggggactcaacaatctcgcaccctcgtgatcaagactatttaagcttatgggtaaggtaaaggtatgaggtggagctgcagcaagcgactagcatatatggtggctaacatacgcaaatgagagcgagaagagaaggcaaagcacgatcgagaaactatgatcaagaagtgatcctagaacaacctacatcaagcataactccaacaccgtgttcacttcccggactccgccggaaagagaccatcacggttacacacgcggttgatgcattttaattaaggtcaacttcaggtttttttacaaccggacattaaaaaattcccatcttcccataaccgcgggcacggctttcgagagttcaaatccctgcatgggtgtcccaacttagcccatgacaagctctcacggtcaacgaaggatataccttctcccgagacattccgatcagactcggtatcccggttctacaagacacttcgacaagttaaaacaaatccagcaacaccgcccgaatgtgccgacaaatcccgataggagctgcacatatctcgttctcagggcacactcagatgagacatcctacgagtaaaagcaaacctcaagttgccccgaggtggccccgcagtctgctcggtcggaccaacactcagaggagcactggcccggggggattagaataaagatgacccttgagtctgcagaacccaagggaaggtggtaggttgttagtgcaaatggtaaaaccaaggttgggcattgctggaggagttttattcaaggcgaactgtcaaggggttcccattattacccaaccgcgtaaggaacgcaaaatctgggaacataacatcgatatgacggaaactagggcggcaagagtggaacaaaacactaggcaaaaggccgagccttccaccctttaccaagtatatagatacattaattaaataatatatattgtgatatcccaataggtaacatgttccaacaaggaacaacatctccatgttccaacaaggaacaaacttcaatcttcacctgcaactaacaacgctataagaggggctaagcaaagcggtaacatagccaaacaacagtttgctaggataaggtgggttagaggtttggttcaataatatgggaggcatgataagcgagtggtaggtatcgcagcataggcatagcaaaagagcgagcaactagcaagcaaagatggaagtgatttcgagggtatggtcatctttcctgagatcccgcaagggagaagaacgagtccatgaagaagacaaatggacgtagatgaacgggtcctcacaaacgcaacgttatcggaaccaacccgaagaatcaacaccggaaagaagcaagcaccatagtaaacaaccaacacatagacatggcatgatgcataatcaagtatgatgcatgtccggtttaatgaagcatggcatggtaaagtgcacaaacaaccctacaaattaagtggggctcaatatgcaacgggttgcatattgacgaaacaccacatcaagttatttagttcgatctcgtttatgtacccaacaatattaaatgttgttaaatatggcaagagggtgaagcaaagtaaaactacctatctagtcaagtttaaatgaggccggaagcaacgaacaacacttccagaaaatccccatatgcatttattaggtttggtactgttctgccctaaaccatattttagagttgttaaacatgccaaGTAAggctaccatgttaaactaggcattttccaccccatttaatataaagtttattaaattcggagttacggttatttagttatgaaataaagcattttaacatggcacaggagcaaatttaagcaaacaacattttaagcaatttaaacatggatgaaaaagacatattatgaaactagacaaacttCTAAGCAACttccatattaagtttgttttaatccgatgcacggtttgtgagttattatatgcatgttgtctagggacttttctgtaaaacaacaGTTTTCTGGAAAAATAGCTAAATTGCAGCAGCAGGAAAAAAACACAATGGGCTGAAACTGGTTGGCCCAAAGGTGCACAGGGGAGGCTGGGGCTGCTCACCCAGCTGGGCTCAGCCCAGATCAGATGAGGCCGGAGGCGGGCTGGGCTTTGTGCGCAGACCTGGGCCGTTCGGGGCATGGCCCACCTGGAGGTGCGTGAGGAGGCGGCCCAGGGGGTGTGGACGAGCAGGCCGGATCTGCAGCGCTGGGCCATGAAGCGAGACGCGCCAGGAGGGCGCTGGACTTGGGATCGGGACGAGGCCCAGCTGGATCCACGCGACGAGGAGTCAACGCGGGGCGCGGCTTCGTCGTCCTCCTCTTGAACGGAGGCAGCGCAGCGACGGGGTCCTGGACTTGGCAGCGGGGAGCCCCATCGTCGAAGGGGAATGGCAGGACGGTGGTGGATCTCCATGTTCTCAGGCGGCCATGGCGGCAGGGGACTTCGTGCGGCCGAGGTGGACTTGGGGCTCCGGCGGAAGGAACTTGAGGTGCAGGGCGAGGTGAACGGCGGCAGGAGGTGGCTGGATCCAGGCATGGAGGTTGTCGGGCTCTCATTCCCTGCCGGATCAAAGTGGAGGCAGGCCAGCGGACTTGGAGCTCCAGGCGGTGGCGGCTTCCTTTGGTTCCCCTGCCCaaggcgagggagagagggagagttaCGGGGAGAGGCAGGAGGCAACGAGAAGAAACAGGAGCGAGGAGGAGTGACGGGGAGGTCCTGGCCTGATGGCGGCAGAGCTGCTCACGGACGAGCTGCGGCTCTGGGTGATCCTGCTCGGGCCCAACCGCGGAGGGGAGTGGGGatggatcgagaggaggaggagcTCGCTCGCTGGGTTTttggtgaaaacgaggaggagatggATTTGGTTCGAGCGATGGGGATCCCGATGTTGGGGAATGAgtgcggcggcggctgggaggatcccTAGAATTTAGGGATTTGGTCTGAAATTAGACTAGGGATGGACTATAAATATACATCAcgtattaggttaggggctatctcgaccCTACGATCACAATCGGACGATTccggataaaatagctagggagtccaaaaaaaagaaaacagTGATGTTTCGCAGACgttcggggatgatccggacacaacggtaacgactgtccgggtcgggtccgggacagtttcaaacacgcgcgaggggtcgatgcactgtgcaaagaggggggtAGGATGGGCCTAGGTTGTGTAGGAGAGGTCTCCGGCAGAGAAGAGAGAGACGGAAAAGCAGCCTGGcaaggttttcggagaccgaaaacgtccgacgtgtgcccggctataatgccgctatagtttaacggttgggctatcaaacgaactccgaatgcgatgaaacttgacaggcggtctatctacactataataagaccacacgtcaactctcatcccattccgagaacattttctggccacttataaaataatatttcagacgtgtcgcgggcgcgtgcaagtgtgtctggtctcagaacggacaacggacggaactgggggaacccggacggatgcaagtttcaaaaacatgatgatgcaatgcacatgatgacatgatgaaatgcaacacgcaagcaaaagacatggcaacagcagcgaataactggaagacacctggcacatcggtctcggggcgttacaagtaaGCATTATCTAAACCATCCCCAAATGTTTAATCCCCCCCAAAAGTAGCTTTCATTGCCCATATTTTCTTAGTCCTACCCACAACTAGGCCAGGAGTGGCAACTTCCTCAATAAAAATGTGGTAGAGCTTGCGTGCATCGGCACCCAACCTGCCCCGTCGCCACTAGCGACCCAGGGACAACACCGCccatgccccccccccctctgtgGCCTAGCATCCCTCCTCCACCCATCTTCGGAGAGATTCTGATGAACTTTGTttttcacttttttcctctttGTCATCGTCTTTGGCATGACGAAGTTTCTCACTTGCTTCCCCAGTCCGATGGCCCTCGTCCCTGGCCTCGTGCAAGGCGCCACCACACGTGGAGGAGCACCTACAAAGAAACAAATCACATCCACGCCATCGTGCCACAAGGCAAAGGAAGATGAGAAGAACCCATTCAGACGAAGAAGTGCCCAAATCTTGCTACTTGGCTATGTTCTCTAGCTCGCTAGAGC
This portion of the Triticum dicoccoides isolate Atlit2015 ecotype Zavitan chromosome 7A, WEW_v2.0, whole genome shotgun sequence genome encodes:
- the LOC119328113 gene encoding probable transcription factor KAN2, yielding MELFPSQPDLSLQIGLPASAHGHDHHRAMGGRFFGPPSSGNIGGDPAMAASLQLPFPMSPMPLPPHHAGAPGHGGLYYHHHPVPDGAMLRPIRGVPLYPTPFPPPPPHGGPSAPATAPCYCDPCHVAGAWRRGVGGCGARLVGFPAPKRAARAPRMRWTSSLHSRFVHAVELLGGHERATPKSVLELMDVKDLTLAHVKSHLQMYRTVKNTERPAASSDQADGFENGSAGEICDDNLLDLRGGGRPEALAAATRNGRLAANDDDRSIGAGATHGGALWNSSSREEHWSGFPCDSNNESMQSFKDHMQSKSLEILSDINSCLSETTSSASAPNLDFTLGRPHQRRS